One part of the Streptomyces nigra genome encodes these proteins:
- a CDS encoding putative leader peptide: MGRARTVTGRVTRTPLLTSRRHIDLQRVCSAI, translated from the coding sequence ATGGGGCGCGCCAGGACGGTCACCGGTCGAGTGACCCGTACGCCCCTTCTCACCTCCCGCCGCCACATCGACCTGCAGCGTGTCTGCAGCGCGATCTGA
- a CDS encoding glutathione S-transferase C-terminal domain-containing protein, whose amino-acid sequence MTVAPSAAHPATRTAPAFRGRIGSDARSGHYAVPRRYRLHLSTACPDGLRIAVAHSLLELGDTCPASFLPAVPDCPDSGHSALRPLYEASAHRYPGPALAPVLSDDWSGRIVSTHAPDIMRDLDRHFGGCRASLYPCGAESEIDAVERMCARDIEEAAQNAGTAGAGQAEREAALETLLRSLGALDRWLTGRTHMIRDQITAADVELWVTLVQLDTVHRHHLDAAAVERIAAHPALWGYARRLAAHPAFGAHLDLDAISRRHHARCRGLEAAGAAVQILDWAAHTTRTPAEPSRSVDRR is encoded by the coding sequence ATGACCGTCGCACCGTCGGCCGCACACCCGGCCACGCGGACCGCCCCCGCCTTCCGCGGACGTATCGGCAGCGACGCGCGCAGCGGCCACTACGCCGTGCCGCGCCGCTACCGCCTCCATCTGTCCACCGCCTGTCCGGACGGTCTGCGCATCGCCGTCGCGCACAGCCTGCTCGAACTCGGCGACACCTGCCCGGCGTCCTTCCTGCCCGCCGTCCCCGACTGCCCCGACAGCGGGCACAGCGCGCTGCGCCCGCTCTACGAGGCCAGCGCCCACCGCTACCCCGGCCCCGCCCTCGCGCCGGTCCTCAGCGACGACTGGTCCGGGCGCATCGTGAGCACCCACGCCCCCGACATCATGCGCGACCTCGACCGGCACTTCGGCGGCTGTCGCGCGAGCCTGTACCCGTGCGGCGCCGAGTCCGAGATCGACGCGGTCGAGCGGATGTGCGCGCGGGACATCGAGGAGGCCGCGCAGAACGCGGGCACGGCCGGCGCCGGACAGGCGGAGCGCGAGGCCGCCCTGGAGACCCTGCTGCGCTCCCTCGGCGCGCTCGACCGCTGGCTGACCGGCCGCACCCACATGATCCGGGATCAGATCACCGCCGCCGACGTCGAGTTGTGGGTGACGCTCGTCCAGCTCGACACCGTGCACCGGCACCATCTGGACGCCGCCGCCGTCGAGCGGATCGCCGCCCACCCCGCCCTGTGGGGCTACGCCCGCCGGCTCGCCGCCCACCCGGCGTTCGGCGCCCACCTCGACCTGGACGCCATCTCCCGCCGTCACCACGCCCGTTGCCGGGGCCTGGAGGCCGCCGGAGCCGCCGTGCAGATCCTGGACTGGGCGGCCCACACGACCAGGACCCCCGCGGAGCCGTCCCGCTCCGTG